One part of the Pannonibacter sp. XCT-53 genome encodes these proteins:
- a CDS encoding enolase C-terminal domain-like protein → MKILDIKATTVAVPLEAPLRHSNGAHWGRFVRTIVQLQLDNGQIGLGEMGGGGESAEAAIRSLRPYLAGHDPLQLEQLRWKIMNPVGSLYNNRLQLHAAIEMACMDAAGKTLGLRACDLLGGAIREEVPFAAYLFSRYRDPATGRGGETDPDELVAHARALKAAYGFTTHKLKGGHFSPDHDVEVYRALAAAFPGDRLRLDPNSVWTVEEAVRVGRAILDLNNDYFEDPTWGLEGMRRLRQFVPIPTATNAVVVNFEQLAQSIRHDLVDVILLDTTFWGGLRQAHKAGTVLETFQYGASVHSSGELGIQLASMLHLGAALPNLFFAADAHYHHLTDDIIRGGKLRYENGAIRVPSGPGLGVELDPDRLALYAEHYREFGGYPYDRDPARPQWYSVFPERNFADPRVKEMPRTPAS, encoded by the coding sequence ATGAAGATCCTCGACATCAAGGCCACGACCGTTGCCGTGCCGCTGGAGGCACCGCTTCGTCATTCCAATGGGGCGCACTGGGGCCGGTTCGTCCGCACCATCGTGCAGCTGCAGCTCGACAACGGCCAGATCGGGCTGGGCGAAATGGGCGGAGGCGGGGAATCGGCCGAGGCGGCGATCCGCAGCCTGCGTCCCTATCTGGCCGGGCATGATCCGTTGCAGCTCGAACAGCTGCGCTGGAAGATCATGAATCCTGTCGGCAGTCTCTACAACAACCGCCTGCAGCTGCACGCTGCCATCGAGATGGCCTGCATGGACGCCGCCGGAAAGACGCTCGGCCTGCGCGCCTGCGATCTGCTGGGGGGCGCGATCCGCGAGGAGGTGCCCTTCGCCGCTTACCTCTTCTCCCGCTACCGCGATCCGGCGACCGGGCGTGGCGGAGAGACCGACCCGGACGAGCTGGTGGCCCATGCCCGGGCGCTGAAGGCCGCCTATGGCTTCACCACCCACAAGCTCAAGGGCGGGCATTTCTCGCCGGATCACGATGTCGAGGTCTACCGGGCGCTGGCCGCGGCCTTCCCGGGCGACCGGTTGCGGCTGGATCCCAACTCGGTCTGGACCGTCGAGGAGGCGGTGCGGGTCGGTCGCGCCATCCTGGATCTCAACAATGACTATTTCGAGGATCCGACCTGGGGCCTTGAGGGCATGCGGCGCCTGCGCCAGTTCGTCCCCATCCCGACCGCGACCAACGCCGTTGTCGTCAACTTCGAGCAGCTTGCCCAATCGATCCGGCACGATCTGGTCGACGTGATCCTGCTCGACACGACGTTCTGGGGCGGGCTGCGACAGGCGCACAAGGCCGGAACGGTGCTGGAGACGTTCCAGTACGGCGCCTCCGTTCACTCCTCGGGCGAGCTGGGCATCCAGCTCGCGTCCATGCTGCATCTGGGCGCGGCATTGCCAAACCTGTTCTTTGCCGCAGACGCGCATTACCACCACCTGACGGATGACATCATCCGGGGCGGCAAGCTGCGCTACGAGAACGGCGCCATCCGCGTGCCGTCGGGCCCCGGTCTCGGCGTCGAGCTCGATCCGGATCGGCTGGCGCTTTACGCCGAGCATTACCGGGAGTTCGGAGGCTACCCTTACGACCGTGATCCGGCCCGGCCGCAGTGGTATTCCGTCTTCCCGGAACGCAACTTTGCCGATCCGCGCGTGAAGGAGATGCCCCGCACGCCGGCCTCATGA